The Neorhizobium sp. NCHU2750 genome contains the following window.
CGGAAAAGGCGCTCGGCCTTTTGCCCATAGGCTCGCATCTGTCCGCCCGGCTTCGTTCGCCGGGGATCCTCGATATGGTCAACGAGACGATCGCTACCGGCGAGCCCAACCAGATCGAATATTCCGAGCGGCTTCCTTCCGAGCGCGTCTTCCTCCTGCGCGTGTCTCTGATCGTGCCGGCCTCGGATGACGAGGCGCGCGCCGGCGAGCTTTTCCTGTTGTCCTTCCGCGATATTTCCGAACTGCGCCGCCTCGATCGTATGCGGTCGGATTTCGTCGCCAATGCCAGCCATGAGCTGCGCACGCCGCTGGCCTCGCTGCGCGGCTTCATTGAGACGTTGCAGGGCCCGGCAAAGTCCGATCTGGCCGCCCATGAGCGCTTTCTGGCGATCATGTTCGATCAGGCGACCCGCATGAGCCGTCTGGTCGATGACCTTCTCTCCCTGTCCCGCCTTGAGTTGAAGTCGCATATCGCACCTGACCAGACCATCGACCTGAGGCCCGTCATCGGCCATGTCCGCGACGCCTTGTTGCCGCTTGCTGAGGATCTGGGCGTCGAGATCCGGCTCCATATGCCGGATGAAAAGGTGGAGGTTCTGGGTGATCGCGACGAACTGGTCGAGGTTTTTGAGAACCTCATCGAGAACGCCTGCAAATATGGCCAGGAAGGCAAGGTGGTGGACGTCTTCCTGCGCAATGCCCCGTCGCAGCCGGTCGAAGTCAGTGTTGTCGACCGTGGTCCGGGCATTCCCGCCGAGCATGTGCCGCGGCTCACTGAGCGCTTTTATCGCGTCAGCGTCGCCGACAGTCGGTCCAAGAAGGGGACCGGATTAGGCCTTGCCATCGTCAAGCATATCCTCACCCGCCACCGCGCCCGCCTGGTGGTGAAGTCCGAGATCGGCGAGGGGACGGATTTTACCGTCAGATTTTGACATAAAAAGCCAGTATTGCAATGCTGTGCAATGGGTTTGTCTATAAGTATCAGATAGATAATCTGTCACAAATGTTTCATCGAAGTGACATAAAAGGGTGTGGCTAGAGCAGCTAGAGAGATGCTTGCGAGCGCCGGTTTCCTGGTCTCGTGTGGCGACGAAACGCAGGGCAGGCCGACAGGGAATTCATGGTTTCCACGGCGCTCCGGGTTAGGGCCGCGTGATCGAACTATTGTCCTTGCCCTTGTTTGAAGGGCGCTTTTGTCGGCGCGGTGCGTCGATGCCGAATATCCGAAGAGGAGCTCCTCATGAATAACTTCTTCCGCCCAATGGCACTTGCGGCTGTTGTCGCTGTAGCCGGTGGCTTTGTTTCCACCGCAGCAAATGCTGCCGACATCACCGGTGCAGGCTCGACCTTCATCTACCCGGTTCTCGCCAAGTGGGCGGACGCCTACAAGAAGGAAACCGGCAACGGCCTGAACTATCAGTCGATCGGTTCCGGCGGCGGCATCAAGCAGATCAAGGCAAAGACGGTCACCTTCGGTGCCACCGACGCTCCGCTCAAGGGCGAAGACCTCACCTCGACCGGCCTTGCACAGTTCCCGATGATCATGGGGGGTATCGTTCCCGTTGTGAATATCGAAGGCGTAAAGCCGGGCGAAATGGTTCTCGACGGCAAGACCCTTGCTGACATCTTCCAGGGCACGATCACCAAGTGGGACGATGCTGCCATCAAGAAGCTGAACCCGAACGTCAAGCTGCCGTCGCAGGCTATCGCTGTCGTTCACCGTTCTGACGGTTCGGGCACCACCTTCAACTTCTCCACCTATCTGGCCGACGTTTCGGCTGACTGGAAGGATAAGGTTGGCGTCAACACGGCTCTCGAATGGCCGGTCGGTATCGGCGCCAAGGGCAACGAAGGCGTTGCTGCCAACGTCGGTCAGACGGCAGGTTCGATCGGTTACGTCGAATACGCCTATGCCAAGCAGAACAAGCTGATCTTCACCGACATGATCAACAAGGACGGCAAGAAGGTCGAGCCGACCTCCAAGACCTTCGCTGCTGCTGCTGCCAACGCCGACTGGAACTCCCAGCCGGGCTACGGCGTCATTCTCGCCAACCAGCCGGGTGCCGACTCCTGGCCGATGACCGCATCGACCTGGGTTGTTCTCTACAAGACCCCGGACGACAAGGCTGCTACCGCCGAAGCTCTGAAGTTCTTCGCCTGGTCCTACGAAAAGGGCACCAAGCTTGCTGACGAACTCGACTACATCCCGATGCCGGAAAAGGTCGTCAAGAGCGTTGAAGCCATGTGGGCAAAAGACGTCGCTGCAAAGTAATGTGACTGGATGGGGGCGCGTTCGTCGCGCCCCCTTTCCCTCCTCAACCGGCCAAACTTCAAGGACTGGAGCATGACTTTGGCAATCGCGGAGCGCGTCGATAGCAGACGCGAAAAAGTGGTTCGGCATTTCGCCCTGACCGATACCATCTTCCATTGGGCCTGCCGCCTGGCTGCCATCATCGTCCTTGTGATCCTCGGCGGCGTCTTCGTGTCGCTGGTCACCGGTTCCTGGACGGCGCTTACGACCTTCGGTCCCGCTTTCCTGACGACAGAGCGCTGGAGCCCCGTGGCCGAGACCTTCGGTGCGCTTGCGCCGATCTACGGCACGCTCGTCACCGCCGCCATCGCCATCGTCATCGCCGTTCCGGTCGGCATCGGCATCGCCGTCTTCCTGACCGAACTCTGCCCGCGCCCGCTGCGTCGCCCAATCGCCATTGCCGTCGAGCTTCTCGCCGGTATTCCGTCGATCATCTACGGTATCTGGGGCCTGTTCGTCTTTGCACCCTTCCTGCAGGCGACCGTCCAGCCCTTCCTCATCAATCTCTTCGCCGATGTGCCTGTCCTCTCCGACATTTTTGCCGGACCGCCCTATGGTATCGGTGTTTTGACCTCGTCGCTGATCCTGGCCATCATGATCCTGCCGTTCATCGCCTCGATCACCAGGGACGTGTTCGATACGGTTCCGGGCGTTCTGAAGGAATCTGCCTACGGCATCGGCTGCACCACCTGGGAAGTCATCCGCCGCATCGTCATCCCGCATACGCGGGTCGGCATCATGGGCGGCGTCATGCTGGCTCTCGGCCGCGCACTCGGTGAAACCATGGCCGTCACCTTCGTGATCGGCAACTCGCACCGCCTGAGCGCATCGATCATCGCGCCCGGTACGACGATTTCGGCAACGATCGCTAACGAATTCACCGAGGCTGACGGCGATCTCTACGTATCGTCGCTGATGTCGCTCGGCCTCATCCTCTTCTTCATCACCTTCCTCATTCTGGCAGCCGCCCGCTACATGCTGCTGCGGATGGGTCGCCAGGCAGGAGCTTGATCTCATGAGCACGATCTATGCACGCCGAAAGGCCACCAACGGATTGATGATGGGTCTCTGCGTCGCCGCTGCCGCAATCGGCCTCGCCTGGCTGGCACTCATCCTCGGGGCGCTGCTCTACAAGGGGCTGGCTGGCGTCAATCTCGCCGTCTTCACCGAAATGACCCCGCCTCCGGGTTCCGCCGGCGGTCTGCTCAATGCCATCTATGGCAGCGTGATCGTCTCGATCATCGCCATGATCATCGGCACGCCGATCGGCATCCTTGCCGGCACCTACATGGCTGAATACGGACGCTTCAGCAAGCTGACCATGATCGTGCGCTTCATCAACGATATCCTTCTCTCGGCGCCGTCGATCATCATTGGCCTGTTCGTCTACGAATTGCTGGTCCGTCCGATGGGGCATTTCTCGGGCATTGCCGGCTCCGTGGCGCTCGCGATCCTGGTTGTCCCGGTTGTCGTCCGCACCACCGAAGACATGCTGAACCTCGTGCCCAACGCCCTGCGCGAAGCCGGGACCGCGATCGGTGCGCCGCGCTGGATCGTCATCCGCTCGGTCGGTTATCGCGCTGCGATGTCGGGCATCGTGACGGGTGTGCTCCTGGCCATCGCCCGCATTTCGGGCGAGACGGCACCGCTTCTCTTCACGGCTCTGAACAATCAGTTCTGGAGCAGCAATCTCAATGCGCCGATCGCCAGCCTGCCGGTTACTATCTTCCAGTTCGCGCTGAGCCCCTATGCCGAATGGCAGCAGCTTGCCTGGACCGGTGCCCTCATCATCACCCTCACGGTTCTGTCGCTGAGCATCATCGCCCGCAGCCTCACCGGACGTAAAGAAGGATAATGACCGAAATGGTTTCCTTGGAAAAAGTTGCTCCGCAGAATGTCTCCGACCGCGCCAAGATCGAGATCAAGAATCTCAACTTCTACTACGGTGAATCGAAGGCCCTGAAGGACATCTCGATGGTCCTGCCCGAGCGCAGCGTCACCGCCTTCATCGGTCCGTCGGGCTGTGGCAAGTCGACCCTGCTGCGTGTGTTGAACCGCATCTACGAACTTTACCCGAAGCAGCGCGCCGACGGCGAAGTTCTGGTCGACGGCAAGAACATTCTCGACCGCAACCAGGACCTCAACCTGCTGCGCACCAAGGTTGGTATGGTGTTCCAGAAGCCGACGCCGTTCCCCATGTCGATCTACGAGAACATCGCCTTCGGCGTCCGTCTCTATGAACAGGTCTCCAAGGCAGAGATGGACGAGCGCGTCGAGGCGGCACTGCGCCGTGCGGCCCTGTGGAATGAAGTCAAGGACAAGCTGAATGCCAGCGGCACAAGCCTTTCCGGTGGTCAGCAGCAGCGCCTCTGCATCGCCCGTACCGTTGCCGTCAAGCCGGAGATCATCCTGCTCGACGAGCCGGCATCGGCTCTCGACCCGCTCTCGACCGCAAAGATCGAGGAACTGATCGACGAACTGCGCGCCGAATACACGATCGTCATCGTCACCCACAACATGCAGCAGGCTGCCCGCGTCTCGCGCCAGACCGCCTTCATGTATCTCGGCGAGCTGATCGAATTCGACGAGACGGCGAAGATCTTCACCTCTCCGCGTGAGAAGCGCACCCAGGATTACGTCACCGGCCGCTTCGGCTGATCGGTTTCGTTTCAGGCCCAAAACCCTGCGACCCAGTCGCACGATTTTCGTGAATATTGTTTCCGGAAGGACCCGAAGATGGCTTCGACCCACACGCTATCGGCTTTCGATGAAGAACTGCAATACCTGACCCGCCGCATCTCCGAAATGGGCGGCCTGGCCGAGCAGATGTGCGGCGATGCCGTGCGTGCCCTGGTCAATTCGGACTCTTCGCTGGCGCAGAAGGTAATCTCCGACGACGTGATCCTCGACCACGGCGAACGCGAGATCCAGGACAAGGCGATCAGCACCATTGCCCGCCGCCAGCCGGTTGCGGCAGACCTGCGCGAAATCGTCGGCACACTGCGCATCGCAGCCGATCTGGAGCGCGTCGGCGATCTCGGCAAGAACACCGCCAAGCGCGTCATCGCGGTGCAGGGCACCGGCGTACCGCGCAAGCTCGCCCGCGGCATCGAGCATCTGTCCGATCTGGCGCTCGTCCAGCTCAAGGAAGTGCTGGACGTCTATGCCAGCCGTTCGGCGGAGAAGGCCGAAGCCATCCGCCTGCGCGACGAAGAGATCGACGCAATGTACACGTCGCTGTTCCGCGAGCTTCTGACCTACATGATGGAAGATCCGCGCAACATCACCACCTGCACGCATCTGCTGTTCTGCGCCAAGAACATCGAGCGCATCGGGGACCACGCGACCAATATCGCAGAAACCATCTACTACATTACGACTGGTGCCCAGCCGGAAGGCGAACGTCCGAAGGACGATACGTCGAACACGGTCGGTGCTCTCGCCAACTGAGCCCTTTGGGCTCGGTGGGCTGATGTGACGGAGCGAATTGAGCATGCAGCCAAGAATTGCTGTCGTGGAAGACGAGGAAGCGCTGAGCGTCCTCCTCCGCTATAATCTCGAAGCCGAGGGCTACGAGGTCGAGACGATCTTGAGAGGGGATGAAGCCGAGATCAGGCTGCAGGAACGTGCGCCTGACCTTCTTATCCTCGACTGGATGCTTCCCGGCGTGTCGGGTATCGAGCTTTGCCGGCGTCTACGCATGCGGCCCGAAACCGAGCGCCTTCCCGTCATCATGCTGACGGCACGCGGCGAGGAGAGCGAACGTGTTCGCGGATTGGCCACCGGTGCCGACGATTACGTCGTCAAGCCATTCTCGACGCCGGAGCTGATGGCTCGCGTCAAGGCGATGCTGCGCCGCGCCAAGCCCGAAGTTCTCTCCAGCGTCTTGCGCTGCGGAGACATTGAGCTCGATCGCGAAACGCACCGCGTTCATCGCAAGAGCCGTGAAGTCCGTCTCGGGCCGACGGAATTCCGCCTTCTGGAATTCCTGATGACTTCGCCCGGCCGCGTCTTTTCCCGCTCGCAGCTTCTCGATGGCGTCTGGGGCCATGACATCTACGTCGACGAACGCACCGTCGACGTCCATGTCGGCCGCCTGCGCAAGGCGCTCAACTTTTCCAACATGCAGGATGTCATCCGCACCGTTCGCGGCGCGGGCTATTCGATGGAGTCTTGATCGGACGTCGATCGCAACGTGTGAAATCCCGGCCCGAGCGTGATCACTCACCTCGGGCTGTTTTCGTTTCTGTCGTAACCTTCAGGCTCTGGCCTGCTCTCGCCATTCGGGCAGGGGGAATAGCCTGTCATAGGCCAGATTGAAGAAGAAGGCATAGACCAGGTAAAACAGCGCGAAAGATATATCCATCACCAGTGCCTGGAGGAGGCCGACGCCGAGATACCAGGCGATGAACGGCATCAGCACGATCAGCAGGCCAAGCTCGAACAGCACCGAATGCGCGACCCGCAGCCACACGCTTTTCTGCGTGCCGCCGCGAAATTTCTGCATCAACTGGTCGAAGCCGAGATTGTAGAGATAGTTCCAGCCCGTCGCCACCGTGGCCGAGACGATGCCGACGACACCAATATGGCTGACCGGCAGGCCGAACACGAATGCCGCCAGCGGCGTGAAGATCGCAAGTCCGATGATTTCGAAACTGATGGCGTGGCGAATATGATCGCTTGTGCTGCGCATGTCTGCAAACCCCATGGGCTCTGCCGGGTCGTCCCGGCGATTGATACCCGTTCTGGGGGAGGCCGTCCTCACGGCACATCAGATAGTGGTTTGAAAGCCTGTCCGCAAGTTTTCTCTGGCGCCGCGGTGTCGCAGGTCGCTCGCCCGATTGCGGCAAACAAAAAAGCGGGCTTCGAGCCCGCTTTTTCCAGAAGATCCAGCCTTGGATCAGGAGCGTGTTGCAGCCTTGCGGCGGTCGTGGACCGGCTGATAGGCGAGCTTTGCATGATAGTTGCAATAGGGCGAGGAGTCCGGGGACTCGCAGCCGCAGAAGTGGAATTCGTCGGTCAGCGGATCGCCGACCGGCCACTTGCAGGTGCGTTCGGTCAGTTCGGTCAGGGCAAGCTTGCGGGAGATCGGAACGACGACGTTGGAAGCCGGGCGATAGACCAGTTCCTGCGATGCCTCGAACTCGACCTCTTCCTTGAGTGCCGTAGCACCGACCGGGCGAGCAATCGTGCGGGTGGGCGCGCGACCAGCAAAGCTCGGAGCCCGGGGAGCGGCAGCTGCAGGGCGCTTGGGAGCGCGGTTGGTCGGAACGGTGCCGCCGGCCTTTGCGCGACCCGGCAGGTTGAGGCGGTGGACCTTGCCGATGACGGCATTGCGGCTGACGCCACCAAGCTGCGCCGCGATCTGGCTGGCGCTCAGGCCTTCGGCCCATAGCCTCTTGAGTTTCTCGACGCGCTCGTCCGTCCAGTTCATGCCCGTTCTCCGCCTTTGAACGTTGGTGGCATGCAGAATCCCTCACCATTGCCGCGGAAGACATTCCGCAACACGCACTACATCTATGCTTTTGGTGACTAGTTCCGCCGCATGCAGTCTAGTAATTGATCATTAACCTAGAGGTCGGCGGACTCCGTGACAAGAGTCCCCGGAATCGCCGCGAATCGTTTTCCGGGTTTTCCCCAACTTGCTTTCTGAGAGAGTCATTTTTGTCACAGCTTCGGCCGACCGAAATTTCGGCTGAAATGGCACTCAAATTGCCGTGTTTTCATGACTTTTGTTGACTTTCCCCAGGTGAATGGTGATAGTGCCGCCGCCGCCCCGTGGGCGGCATTTTGATTTTCTGGAATGTCCATTGCTGGACGCCTTAGGAGTGATTGTCGCCATGGCTGAATCTGCGCTTTTCGACACGTTTGCCCGGGCCCCCCTGCGCTTCGAGCGCGGCGAGGGTGTATGGCTGGTGACGGAAAGCGGCGAGCGATATCTCGATTTCGGCGCCGGCGTTGCGGTCACCTCCTGCGGCCATGCCAACCCTCACCTCGTCGCCGCGCTGAAGTCGCAGGCCGAGAAGGTCTGGCATCTGTCGAACCTCTACGAAATCCCCGAGCAGGAGCGTCTTGCCCGCAGGCTGACGGAAGCCACCTTCGCCGACAAGGTCTTCTTCACCAATTCGGGCGCCGAAGCGCTGGAATGCGCCATCAAGACGGCCCGTCGCTATCATTTCTCCAAGGGCCATCCGGAAAAGTTCCACATCATCACCTTCGAAGGTGCCTTCCACGGCCGGACCATCGCGACGATCGCCGCCGGCGGCCAGGAAAAATACATGGAAGGTTTCGGCCCGAAGGCCGAAGGCTTCGATCAGGTGCCTTTCGGCGACCTCGATGCGCTGAATGCGGCGATCAACGAGAACACCGGCGCCCTGCTGATCGAGCCGATCCAGGGCGAAGGCGGTGTTCGCCCGGTTCCGAAGGAATTCATGCGGGAACTGCGCCGTATCTGCGACGAAAAGGGCCTGCTGCTCATTCTCGACGAGGTACAGACCGGCGTCGGCCGTACCGGCAAGCTGTTTGCCCACGAATGGGCAGGCGTTACACCCGATATCATGGCGATCGCCAAGGGCATCGGCGGCGGCTTCCCGTTCGGCGCCTGCCTTGCCACGGCCGAAGCCGCATCCGGCATGAAGCCCGGCATTCATGGCACCACCTATGGCGGCAATCCGCTGGCCATGGCCTGCGGCAATGCGGTCCTCGATATCGTGCTGGCCGACGGCTTCCTCGAAAACGTCCGTGATGTCGCACTTGTCTTCCGTCAGGGCCTTGCCGCTCTGAAAGACCGCTTCCCGACGGTGATCGAGGATATCCGCGGCGAGGGCCTGCTTCTCGGCGTCAAGGCCAAGATACCGGCCGGCGATCTCGTGACCGGCCTGCGCAACGAACATCTGCTGGCCGTGCCGGCCGGCGACAACGTCGTGCGTCTTCTGCCGCCGCTCGTCGTCACCGCCGAAGAGGCACGCGAGGGCTTGGCCCGCATAGAGCGGGCCGCGGAAGCGCTTTCCGCAGAACAGCTGAAAAAATCCGCTTAAGGATCAAGGGAGAGGGCGCCTTTTCTGGTTCCCTCGTTCAGGGAACCAGTCATGGCATCACCAAAGCATTTTCTCGATCTCTCCGCCGTCTCCTCGGCCGATCTGCGCACCATCCTCGATGACGCGAAGACCCGCAAGCAGGCGACCAAGGCCGGCACGGCAGACAAGCCGCTCGCCGGCAAGATGCTGGCGATGATCTTCGAAAAGCCGTCCACTCGTACCCGCGTCTCCTTCGATGTCGGCATGCGCCAGCTCGGCGGCGAGACGCTATTTCTCTCCGGCACCGAAATGCAGCTTGGCCGCGCCGAGACGATCGGCGACACGGCCAAGGTTCTGTCGCGCTACGTCGATGCGATCATGATCCGCACGACAGACCATGCTCGGCTGATGGAAATGGCCGAACATGCGACCGTTCCGGTCATCAACGCGCTGACCGACCTTACCCATCCCTGCCAGATCATGGCCGATCTGATGACCTATGAGGAACATCGCGGCCCGGTTGCCGGCAAGACGATCGCCTGGACCGGCGACGGCAACAACGTGCTCCATTCGCTGGTCGAAGGGGCGGCGCGCTTCGGCTATCGCATGAACATGGCGGTGCCGATGGGCTCGGAGCCCGACGACAAGATCCTCAACTGGGCGCGCAACAACGGCGGCAACATCATGCTCTGCCACGATGCCGAACGGGCCGTGAATGGTGCAGACGTCGTCGTTACCGATACCTGGGTATCGATGAACCAGGAACACAAGGCACGCGGCCACAACATCTTCCAGCCCTATCAGGTCAACGATGCCCTGATGAAGCACGCCAAGGATGATGCGCTGTTCATGCACTGCCTGCCGGCCCATCGCGGCGAGGAAGTGACGGACGCGGTGATCGACGGTCCCCAGTCGGTCGTCTTCGACGAGGCGGAAAACCGCCTGCACGCGCAGAAGTCGATCCTCGCCTGGTGCTTCGGCGCCGTCTGAGCCCGTTTCACTGGATCTTGAACTGGACGGAAGGCCACACCATCTGTCGGTTTTCCAACGCGCTGGACGCCTGCCTCGGGCGGCCTCCGGCGCTTCAACACCCATTGCCGATACCTTTCCGGCGGCCAGCGGTTCCGCTTGGCGCCCCGTTTGTGTAAAGGTCGTGCTATCGGCGCGAAGGAGTAAATGATG
Protein-coding sequences here:
- the phoR gene encoding phosphate regulon sensor histidine kinase PhoR, with translation MASSAEQAGRGVVAAVAREWLLLLLLTLVAILAAVAGILWFAVLPAWLVLVVAVLSRRPVVETVEIQRQSIDDDTPADPLPPIAATLSALDMPVLVLDAEAVVLWENKAAEKALGLLPIGSHLSARLRSPGILDMVNETIATGEPNQIEYSERLPSERVFLLRVSLIVPASDDEARAGELFLLSFRDISELRRLDRMRSDFVANASHELRTPLASLRGFIETLQGPAKSDLAAHERFLAIMFDQATRMSRLVDDLLSLSRLELKSHIAPDQTIDLRPVIGHVRDALLPLAEDLGVEIRLHMPDEKVEVLGDRDELVEVFENLIENACKYGQEGKVVDVFLRNAPSQPVEVSVVDRGPGIPAEHVPRLTERFYRVSVADSRSKKGTGLGLAIVKHILTRHRARLVVKSEIGEGTDFTVRF
- the pstS gene encoding phosphate ABC transporter substrate-binding protein PstS, with translation MALAAVVAVAGGFVSTAANAADITGAGSTFIYPVLAKWADAYKKETGNGLNYQSIGSGGGIKQIKAKTVTFGATDAPLKGEDLTSTGLAQFPMIMGGIVPVVNIEGVKPGEMVLDGKTLADIFQGTITKWDDAAIKKLNPNVKLPSQAIAVVHRSDGSGTTFNFSTYLADVSADWKDKVGVNTALEWPVGIGAKGNEGVAANVGQTAGSIGYVEYAYAKQNKLIFTDMINKDGKKVEPTSKTFAAAAANADWNSQPGYGVILANQPGADSWPMTASTWVVLYKTPDDKAATAEALKFFAWSYEKGTKLADELDYIPMPEKVVKSVEAMWAKDVAAK
- the pstC gene encoding phosphate ABC transporter permease subunit PstC, which gives rise to MTLAIAERVDSRREKVVRHFALTDTIFHWACRLAAIIVLVILGGVFVSLVTGSWTALTTFGPAFLTTERWSPVAETFGALAPIYGTLVTAAIAIVIAVPVGIGIAVFLTELCPRPLRRPIAIAVELLAGIPSIIYGIWGLFVFAPFLQATVQPFLINLFADVPVLSDIFAGPPYGIGVLTSSLILAIMILPFIASITRDVFDTVPGVLKESAYGIGCTTWEVIRRIVIPHTRVGIMGGVMLALGRALGETMAVTFVIGNSHRLSASIIAPGTTISATIANEFTEADGDLYVSSLMSLGLILFFITFLILAAARYMLLRMGRQAGA
- the pstA gene encoding phosphate ABC transporter permease PstA produces the protein MSTIYARRKATNGLMMGLCVAAAAIGLAWLALILGALLYKGLAGVNLAVFTEMTPPPGSAGGLLNAIYGSVIVSIIAMIIGTPIGILAGTYMAEYGRFSKLTMIVRFINDILLSAPSIIIGLFVYELLVRPMGHFSGIAGSVALAILVVPVVVRTTEDMLNLVPNALREAGTAIGAPRWIVIRSVGYRAAMSGIVTGVLLAIARISGETAPLLFTALNNQFWSSNLNAPIASLPVTIFQFALSPYAEWQQLAWTGALIITLTVLSLSIIARSLTGRKEG
- the pstB gene encoding phosphate ABC transporter ATP-binding protein PstB, with protein sequence MTEMVSLEKVAPQNVSDRAKIEIKNLNFYYGESKALKDISMVLPERSVTAFIGPSGCGKSTLLRVLNRIYELYPKQRADGEVLVDGKNILDRNQDLNLLRTKVGMVFQKPTPFPMSIYENIAFGVRLYEQVSKAEMDERVEAALRRAALWNEVKDKLNASGTSLSGGQQQRLCIARTVAVKPEIILLDEPASALDPLSTAKIEELIDELRAEYTIVIVTHNMQQAARVSRQTAFMYLGELIEFDETAKIFTSPREKRTQDYVTGRFG
- the phoU gene encoding phosphate signaling complex protein PhoU, giving the protein MASTHTLSAFDEELQYLTRRISEMGGLAEQMCGDAVRALVNSDSSLAQKVISDDVILDHGEREIQDKAISTIARRQPVAADLREIVGTLRIAADLERVGDLGKNTAKRVIAVQGTGVPRKLARGIEHLSDLALVQLKEVLDVYASRSAEKAEAIRLRDEEIDAMYTSLFRELLTYMMEDPRNITTCTHLLFCAKNIERIGDHATNIAETIYYITTGAQPEGERPKDDTSNTVGALAN
- the phoB gene encoding phosphate regulon transcriptional regulator PhoB; this encodes MQPRIAVVEDEEALSVLLRYNLEAEGYEVETILRGDEAEIRLQERAPDLLILDWMLPGVSGIELCRRLRMRPETERLPVIMLTARGEESERVRGLATGADDYVVKPFSTPELMARVKAMLRRAKPEVLSSVLRCGDIELDRETHRVHRKSREVRLGPTEFRLLEFLMTSPGRVFSRSQLLDGVWGHDIYVDERTVDVHVGRLRKALNFSNMQDVIRTVRGAGYSMES
- a CDS encoding PACE efflux transporter; this encodes MRSTSDHIRHAISFEIIGLAIFTPLAAFVFGLPVSHIGVVGIVSATVATGWNYLYNLGFDQLMQKFRGGTQKSVWLRVAHSVLFELGLLIVLMPFIAWYLGVGLLQALVMDISFALFYLVYAFFFNLAYDRLFPLPEWREQARA
- a CDS encoding GcrA family cell cycle regulator is translated as MNWTDERVEKLKRLWAEGLSASQIAAQLGGVSRNAVIGKVHRLNLPGRAKAGGTVPTNRAPKRPAAAAPRAPSFAGRAPTRTIARPVGATALKEEVEFEASQELVYRPASNVVVPISRKLALTELTERTCKWPVGDPLTDEFHFCGCESPDSSPYCNYHAKLAYQPVHDRRKAATRS
- a CDS encoding aspartate aminotransferase family protein; translated protein: MAESALFDTFARAPLRFERGEGVWLVTESGERYLDFGAGVAVTSCGHANPHLVAALKSQAEKVWHLSNLYEIPEQERLARRLTEATFADKVFFTNSGAEALECAIKTARRYHFSKGHPEKFHIITFEGAFHGRTIATIAAGGQEKYMEGFGPKAEGFDQVPFGDLDALNAAINENTGALLIEPIQGEGGVRPVPKEFMRELRRICDEKGLLLILDEVQTGVGRTGKLFAHEWAGVTPDIMAIAKGIGGGFPFGACLATAEAASGMKPGIHGTTYGGNPLAMACGNAVLDIVLADGFLENVRDVALVFRQGLAALKDRFPTVIEDIRGEGLLLGVKAKIPAGDLVTGLRNEHLLAVPAGDNVVRLLPPLVVTAEEAREGLARIERAAEALSAEQLKKSA
- the argF gene encoding ornithine carbamoyltransferase — protein: MASPKHFLDLSAVSSADLRTILDDAKTRKQATKAGTADKPLAGKMLAMIFEKPSTRTRVSFDVGMRQLGGETLFLSGTEMQLGRAETIGDTAKVLSRYVDAIMIRTTDHARLMEMAEHATVPVINALTDLTHPCQIMADLMTYEEHRGPVAGKTIAWTGDGNNVLHSLVEGAARFGYRMNMAVPMGSEPDDKILNWARNNGGNIMLCHDAERAVNGADVVVTDTWVSMNQEHKARGHNIFQPYQVNDALMKHAKDDALFMHCLPAHRGEEVTDAVIDGPQSVVFDEAENRLHAQKSILAWCFGAV